The region GCAATATCTGCCAACCTTGCCAAATAACGATTCTGATCACGAGGAGGACGTTCTTGGCCAAAGGCAAAATGCTCATCTAGCTTTAGAGGAAATAGAAGAAGAATTTCCACAGCAAGATGAAACATCACTGTTTTCAGTGAGGCCACAACATTCACAGACTCCATCCCCTCACAGCAGGACACTTCAGGATGGCCTTCCACCgaaatctagacctgtttcaccTCAGAACAGAGCAGAgaacaaatatttaaaagagaCAGTAGCTCAGCAGGGTTTGATTATGCAATCTACAAAGCAGGCACAGATAGTAAAAACTAACCAGCACATGAGTGCCCTTCAGTCTTTCTCAAAAACTGGAAATGGTCAGTACAGTGTGAAAACCCAGCTGCCTTCACAGCATACCTCTACAAATCCTTTGCCAAGCAGACATAGGAGTCCACATTCAGATGGGACAAATGGATTCGCCTCTGGGAGCAATGCAACAGGAATTCACCCTGGACTGTATGGTGAAAGGTTAGCCTCAGGCCAGAATAAGTATTTGCAGCATCATGAGAACTTAACACCTTGTAATTCCCATTCTTTATCAAATACACCAACCACGGTTGAGAGGTTAAATGTCCATTCCATGTCTGTAGATCTAGCAGCTACAGctcaaggaggaaaaagaaattgtaatgaaataaaaaagcaaacaaacttaaTAAGTGCAACCTCTTCTAATTCCCCAACCAGCAGCATGAAGCAGTCCAGCTCGACCCACAGTTTAATTTCAAGCAGCAGCTTTTCAGATGGTGACAAAAGTCCAGATGTTCGAATCAAAGAGAAAAAGGTCACTCAGGCTCAAAGCAATGCAGCAGAGCCTAGAGGCCGCAATACTCCATTCATGGGCATCACAGACAAAACTGCAAGGTCACTGCAGAGCTTGCAAGCAAACCGCAGCTGGCAGAGCCAGGCAGCAGAAGGTAAACTACTGAACACAGGTGTTCAATCCATAAAGACGGAACAGTTTTCTGCCCGCCCGGTAGCTGGATGCAACAGTCCAACAAATTCTTTGTCTTCTGCTCCTGCTGGAAATATTCAAAATGGAAAACCTTTGAAAGAAGTTGATGAGATTAAGGACCAAATGCTTTCCCATTTTAAAGAAGCTCGAACCACCAAGAATTCAAGTCAAGAAGGGATAGCCAAACAGCAACCTCACATAAATAAAGAGGGTCACTTGTCTCATGTTCCTTCTACAAAGCCAGCACGATCATTTATTGAGTCTAATGTGTGAATGTTTAATTTGTATGGTAGTTTGTTGTAAACACATGCATCTCCGTCTACGGTTTCCTGTCAGTTACTCTTATTATGGGATCATTTCATAATGGGATATGTATAAGAGGTGTTTGGCATTATAATTTGCTGTcattattttctatttctatcATTCCTAGTGGTATATTGATGTCCTCTGGCCAGTATTGTTAAAATACATGGGGAAACCTGTTTATCACAAAACAGTGAAGTCAACTAGACTGTCAAGCTTACCTTGAAAAGATTGTCACACAAAGATGGCATTTGCAGCACTAAAGTCCATCCATCTAAAGAGGATGGGAATTTTAGAGGTTCCGCCTCTTCTCCCTCATATTGCTATCTTCTCCGACACTCTGCCCTTTGTAGTTACAGCTCTCTTAAAGGGAATTGCTTGCAACCATCTCATCCAGAACATTGTGAAAGTATACATCGATTCCATTGTGTAATGAGTTGGAGTATTGAGCTGTACATGAGTTTGCTTATTGCAAACCTGCAATCATTTATAAATGAGTCCGCTTCTTGTAATGTAAATTCAGAAACCCGTAAGACATTTGTATAGAGTTAATTATTAAAGGGGCACTGTTAGATTTGGAAAAAGGGAAATCTTAAACTTAATGATTTGGTTACAGCTGTgttacaacagtaaaaaaaaaaacaaatgcagacTGAAGCAACAAGCTAGGCTTGTGCTGAGACCATTCCTGTTGCACTGCAGAGGCAAGTTGTAATCACATTTTAGCCATTGTGATGTGGCACATATGGTTGTGAAAAGTTTAAATTTCATTAAGATTTACAAAGACAACCAAAGGTTAAAATACATGTAAGGTATAAATAAGTCATGATTAAAATAGCACTTTTCAAATTCCAACTTTACCAGCCTGATAGTGACCTAGGAATtagccatttttttaaaacctgtAAATACAATGTTTTTGTGAAGGTGGCCTTAAAAAACAATTAATGCctattgaaatacagccataatgTTGCATGCATATTAAAGCTTCAGCCATTTTGGTTATTGCACTGAGTAATATATGAATATGGCATGCTAAACAGTTATTGTAGTAACCTGCACTTTATATAGTTTATATAAAACACCGTTGAGGTGCTATTTTACTATAGAATGGTGTATCATACATTCACGGAGGAAATGAGGTACAGGAAATATTACAAGGGTTTTTGTAAGTAATCAGATGTATTTTTTGAAGGCAGTAAACTGAAAGGGGGAAACCTGTGTTCATACGTTGTGTGAGGTTATAAGGATTTAATCAAAACTTTTAggagcttttatttttttcttaataggaATTGAGTTGTCAAAGCAAATAGTTGTAAAGAAGTTCCCGTATGTGTAATTATGGTCTGTTTTGTACAAGTTGGAATATTCAGTTGTGGTTTGGG is a window of Microcaecilia unicolor unplaced genomic scaffold, aMicUni1.1, whole genome shotgun sequence DNA encoding:
- the LOC115458972 gene encoding protein TANC1-like; the protein is VVRNLLGLEKEYAVQIDETDTLWGETALTAASGRGKLEVCQLLLERGAAVSKPNRRGIGSFFCAVRQGHWQIARLLLEHGCDVNMSDKQGRTPLMVASCEGHLSTVEFLLSEGAAIESLDKEGLSSLSWACLKGHRSVVQCLVERGATIDQTDKNGRTPLDLAAFYGDADIVQYLVEKGAMVEHVDYSGMRPLDRAIGCRNTSVVVTLLRKGAKLGNAAWAMATSKPDILIILLQKLMDEGNILYKKGKMKEAAQRYQHALRRFPREGFGEEMKAFNELRVSLYLNLSRCRRKTNDFGMAEEFASKALELNGKSYEAYYARARAKRNSRQFVAALADLREAMKLCPSNQEIKRLLSRVEDECRQVHRTQQQKQQYLPTLPNNDSDHEEDVLGQRQNAHLALEEIEEEFPQQDETSLFSVRPQHSQTPSPHSRTLQDGLPPKSRPVSPQNRAENKYLKETVAQQGLIMQSTKQAQIVKTNQHMSALQSFSKTGNGQYSVKTQLPSQHTSTNPLPSRHRSPHSDGTNGFASGSNATGIHPGLYGERLASGQNKYLQHHENLTPCNSHSLSNTPTTVERLNVHSMSVDLAATAQGGKRNCNEIKKQTNLISATSSNSPTSSMKQSSSTHSLISSSSFSDGDKSPDVRIKEKKVTQAQSNAAEPRGRNTPFMGITDKTARSLQSLQANRSWQSQAAEGKLLNTGVQSIKTEQFSARPVAGCNSPTNSLSSAPAGNIQNGKPLKEVDEIKDQMLSHFKEARTTKNSSQEGIAKQQPHINKEGHLSHVPSTKPARSFIESNV